A genomic segment from Variovorax paradoxus B4 encodes:
- a CDS encoding aminotransferase, protein MNASTHAEHAAHDIAAHLHPFTNLATHPQVGPLVIQRGDGIFVEDDQGRRYLEAMSGLWCASLGFSNARLAKAGSEALHGLPYYHTFNGRSNPAAIALAEKLLALAPVPMSKVFFANSGSEANDSAVKLVWYYHNAIGKPEKKKIIARRNAYHGVTVAAASLSGLAPNHRDFDLPIDRILHVDCPHHFRYAEAGESEEDFATRLAAALEQRILDEDPETVGAFIAEPVMGAGGVLVPPATYFDKVQKVLAKYEVLLIADEVICGFGRTGQMFGSATFGLRPDILTAAKALSSGYVPISAVMVSEKVHAAVAANSGKIGTFGHGFTYSGHPVACAIALETLKVYEDENLLAHVQSLVPQFQQGLQGHAARRYVGEVRGVGLIGAIELYADPARRTPFDPALKAGARLAELALAQGLIVRAMGDSIAFCPPLIITAEQIDDMFARFGRAMAIFEETFA, encoded by the coding sequence ATGAACGCCAGCACGCACGCAGAGCACGCCGCCCACGACATCGCCGCGCATCTGCATCCCTTCACCAACCTCGCGACCCATCCGCAGGTCGGCCCGCTGGTGATCCAGCGCGGCGACGGCATCTTCGTGGAGGACGACCAGGGCCGCCGCTATCTCGAGGCGATGTCGGGCCTGTGGTGCGCCTCGCTGGGCTTCAGCAATGCACGCCTGGCCAAGGCCGGCAGCGAAGCGCTGCACGGGCTGCCGTACTACCACACGTTCAACGGCCGCTCCAACCCGGCCGCCATCGCGCTGGCCGAAAAGCTGCTCGCGCTGGCACCGGTGCCGATGTCCAAGGTGTTCTTCGCCAACTCCGGTTCGGAGGCCAACGACTCCGCCGTCAAGCTGGTCTGGTACTACCACAACGCCATCGGCAAGCCCGAGAAGAAGAAGATCATCGCGCGCCGCAACGCCTACCACGGCGTCACCGTCGCGGCCGCGAGCCTGAGCGGCCTCGCGCCGAACCACCGCGACTTCGACCTGCCGATCGACCGCATCCTGCACGTCGACTGCCCGCACCATTTCCGCTACGCCGAGGCCGGCGAGAGCGAGGAAGACTTCGCGACGCGGCTGGCCGCTGCGCTCGAGCAGCGCATCCTCGACGAAGACCCCGAGACGGTCGGCGCCTTCATCGCCGAACCCGTGATGGGCGCGGGCGGCGTGCTGGTGCCGCCGGCCACCTACTTCGACAAGGTGCAGAAGGTGCTGGCGAAATACGAGGTGCTGCTCATTGCCGACGAGGTGATCTGCGGCTTCGGCCGCACGGGGCAGATGTTCGGCTCGGCCACCTTCGGCCTCAGGCCCGACATCCTGACCGCAGCCAAGGCGCTCTCGTCGGGCTACGTGCCGATCTCGGCCGTGATGGTCAGCGAGAAAGTGCATGCGGCCGTGGCGGCCAACAGCGGAAAGATCGGCACCTTCGGCCACGGCTTCACCTACTCGGGCCATCCGGTGGCCTGCGCCATCGCGCTCGAGACGCTCAAGGTCTACGAGGACGAGAACCTCCTCGCGCACGTCCAGTCGCTGGTGCCGCAATTCCAGCAAGGGCTGCAGGGCCACGCCGCGCGCAGGTACGTCGGCGAGGTGCGCGGCGTGGGGCTCATCGGCGCGATCGAGCTGTATGCCGACCCCGCCAGGCGCACGCCCTTCGATCCCGCGCTGAAGGCCGGCGCGCGCCTTGCCGAGCTTGCGCTGGCGCAAGGGCTCATCGTGCGCGCGATGGGCGACTCCATCGCCTTCTGCCCGCCGCTCATCATCACGGCCGAGCAGATCGACGACATGTTCGCGCGCTTCGGCCGTGCCATGGCGATCTTCGAAGAAACCTTTGCATGA
- a CDS encoding 2-hydroxyacid dehydrogenase — translation MATPDDNGEGGTPCVAILSAVLDMEYLAAAFREARPGIDLRLGEELGALDQIDAAVCWVPPHGLLARMPKLRLVQSLAAGIEHITADAELPRHLPLCRIVDTGMAAGMKAYVCWAVVQQHRGMRAYVASSAARRWEEQPIVSPRHHRVGIAGLGTLGMACAEALAAIGYPVRGWSRSAKEALPAGVEGFHGAAQLDEFLSGCDTLVCLLPLTAETHGFLDAALFAKLPRGAHLINVGRGDHLVEADLQPALDAGQLSAATLDAFSQEPLPPEHPFWGDPRILVTPHIATRTDSLVIARQTLDNLASVRQGRRPANQVDLARGY, via the coding sequence ATGGCGACGCCAGACGACAACGGCGAGGGCGGCACGCCCTGCGTGGCGATCCTGAGCGCGGTGCTGGACATGGAATACCTCGCCGCGGCCTTCCGCGAGGCCCGTCCCGGCATCGACCTGCGCCTGGGCGAAGAGCTCGGCGCGCTCGACCAGATCGATGCGGCCGTCTGCTGGGTTCCGCCGCACGGCCTGCTCGCCCGGATGCCGAAGCTGCGGCTCGTGCAGTCGCTGGCCGCGGGCATCGAGCACATCACGGCCGACGCGGAACTGCCGCGCCACCTGCCGCTGTGCCGCATCGTCGACACCGGCATGGCGGCCGGCATGAAGGCCTATGTCTGCTGGGCCGTGGTGCAGCAGCACCGCGGCATGCGGGCCTACGTCGCGAGTTCCGCGGCCCGCCGGTGGGAGGAGCAGCCGATCGTGTCGCCGCGCCACCACCGCGTGGGCATTGCGGGCCTGGGCACGCTGGGCATGGCCTGCGCCGAGGCGCTGGCCGCCATCGGCTACCCGGTGCGCGGCTGGAGCCGCAGCGCGAAAGAGGCCTTGCCGGCCGGTGTCGAGGGGTTCCACGGCGCCGCGCAGCTCGACGAATTTCTTTCGGGCTGCGACACGCTGGTGTGCCTGCTTCCGCTCACCGCCGAGACGCACGGCTTTCTCGATGCCGCGCTGTTCGCCAAGCTGCCGCGCGGCGCGCACCTGATCAACGTCGGCCGCGGCGACCACCTGGTCGAGGCCGACCTGCAACCGGCGCTCGATGCGGGCCAGCTCTCGGCGGCCACGCTCGATGCGTTCTCGCAGGAGCCGCTGCCGCCGGAGCATCCGTTCTGGGGCGACCCGCGCATCCTCGTCACGCCGCATATCGCCACGCGCACCGACAGCCTCGTGATCGCGCGCCAGACGCTCGACAACCTCGCGTCGGTGCGGCAAGGCCGGCGCCCCGCGAACCAGGTCGACCTGGCGCGCGGCTATTGA
- a CDS encoding ABC transporter ATP-binding protein, producing the protein MSATVTPMKPVQPVLDVVNLGIRLPRGADRALAVDGATLSVLPGQTLCVVGESGSGKSMIANAVMGLLPRPHVAPVAGQILFEGRDLLQLTEPQMRELRGRRIGMVFQEPMTALNPVMRIGEQIGEVFDAHGSVPAAEKRRRILAALADVGLPDPELLIDAYPFRLSGGQRQRVMIACALVLEPVLLIADEPTTALDVTTQAQILALIRELQQRRGTAVLFITHDFGVVSEIADHVVVMQTGQVVEAGPVRQVLDAPQHPYTRKLIAAIPTGNAERDTPTGEIVRVLQVQDLCKTYTSGNGLFKRGRSVQAAKNVSFELRRGETLGLVGESGSGKSSVGRCLVGLSPFDSGRILFKGRSLSQGPAFRREAAGRIQMVFQDPYASLNPRHRVGAAIAGGPIAQGVGNAEAMARAMELLKLVGLGADAAERYPHEFSGGQRQRIGIARALAMQPELLVADEPVSALDVSVQAQVLELFAQVREQFQLAMVFITHDLRVAGQMCDHIAVMQRGEVVEYGETHKVLGDPKHAYTRKLIEAVPRLVSAASPVEALVA; encoded by the coding sequence ATGAGCGCCACCGTCACACCGATGAAGCCGGTGCAGCCGGTGCTCGACGTCGTCAACCTCGGCATCCGCCTGCCCAGGGGCGCGGACCGCGCGCTGGCCGTCGACGGCGCCACGCTGTCGGTGCTGCCGGGCCAGACGCTGTGCGTGGTCGGCGAATCGGGCTCGGGCAAGTCGATGATCGCCAATGCCGTGATGGGCCTGCTGCCGCGCCCGCACGTGGCGCCCGTGGCCGGGCAGATCCTGTTCGAGGGTCGCGACCTGCTGCAGCTCACCGAGCCGCAGATGCGCGAGCTGCGCGGCCGCCGCATCGGCATGGTGTTCCAGGAGCCGATGACGGCGCTCAACCCCGTGATGCGCATCGGCGAGCAGATCGGCGAAGTCTTCGACGCGCACGGCAGCGTGCCCGCGGCCGAGAAGCGGCGGCGCATCCTGGCCGCGCTGGCCGATGTGGGCCTGCCGGATCCGGAGCTGCTGATCGACGCCTATCCGTTCCGCCTCTCGGGCGGCCAGCGCCAGCGCGTGATGATCGCCTGCGCGCTGGTGCTCGAGCCCGTGCTGCTGATTGCCGACGAGCCGACCACCGCGCTCGACGTGACGACGCAGGCACAGATCCTCGCGCTGATCCGCGAGCTGCAGCAGCGCCGCGGCACGGCGGTGCTGTTCATCACGCACGACTTCGGCGTGGTGTCCGAAATCGCCGACCACGTGGTGGTGATGCAGACCGGCCAGGTGGTCGAGGCCGGGCCGGTGCGCCAGGTGCTCGATGCGCCGCAGCACCCCTACACGCGCAAGCTGATCGCCGCCATCCCCACCGGCAACGCGGAGCGCGACACCCCGACCGGCGAGATCGTGCGCGTGCTGCAGGTGCAGGACCTGTGCAAGACCTACACCTCGGGCAACGGCCTCTTCAAGCGCGGCCGCTCGGTGCAGGCCGCGAAGAACGTCAGCTTCGAGCTGCGCCGCGGCGAGACGCTGGGGCTGGTCGGTGAATCGGGCTCGGGCAAGTCGAGCGTGGGCCGCTGCCTGGTGGGGCTTTCGCCGTTCGACAGCGGCCGCATCCTCTTCAAGGGCCGCAGCCTGTCGCAGGGCCCGGCCTTCCGGCGCGAGGCCGCGGGCAGGATCCAGATGGTGTTCCAGGACCCGTACGCATCGCTCAACCCACGCCACCGCGTGGGCGCGGCCATCGCGGGCGGACCGATCGCGCAGGGCGTGGGCAATGCCGAGGCCATGGCGCGCGCGATGGAGCTGCTGAAGCTCGTGGGCCTGGGCGCCGACGCGGCCGAGCGCTACCCGCACGAGTTCTCGGGCGGGCAGCGCCAGCGCATCGGCATCGCCCGTGCGCTGGCCATGCAGCCCGAACTGCTGGTGGCCGACGAGCCGGTGTCGGCGCTCGACGTGTCGGTGCAGGCGCAGGTGCTCGAACTTTTCGCGCAGGTGCGCGAGCAGTTCCAGCTCGCCATGGTCTTCATCACGCACGACCTGCGCGTGGCCGGCCAGATGTGCGACCACATCGCGGTGATGCAGCGCGGCGAGGTCGTCGAATACGGCGAGACGCACAAGGTGCTCGGCGATCCGAAGCACGCCTACACGCGCAAGCTGATCGAGGCGGTGCCGCGGCTGGTGTCCGCCGCGTCGCCGGTCGAGGCGCTGGTCGCGTGA
- a CDS encoding histone deacetylase family protein gives MKVVYSDTHKDHDPQLFMVRGKLKRSNEQPERAFRLLEAVQQEGHEIVATRDFGAGPRAAIHTPEYLRFLETAYARWQLLDDPSEEVMPNIHPFPGQPCTYPDSVVGQAGFHMGDNACSIGARTWEAAIASANMATHAAQLVLDGERAAYALCRPPGHHAYADRANGFCYLNNVAIAAQHLRGVHDRVAILDIDVHHGNGTQGIFYRRADVLTISLHGDPRNFTPFFIGHAHERGEGEGLGYNINKPLALGTDIDGYLPALRDACDSIRAHAPGALVVALGLDAHERDPYKGMKIQTAGFAVLLAEIARLGLPTVLVQEGGYLSDDLGPNIASALRGFESAA, from the coding sequence ATGAAAGTCGTCTACAGCGACACGCACAAGGACCACGACCCGCAGCTCTTCATGGTGCGCGGCAAGCTCAAGCGCAGCAACGAGCAGCCCGAGCGCGCGTTCCGCCTGCTCGAGGCGGTGCAGCAGGAGGGCCATGAGATCGTCGCCACGCGCGACTTCGGCGCCGGTCCGCGCGCCGCCATCCACACGCCCGAGTACCTGCGATTCCTCGAGACGGCCTACGCGCGCTGGCAGCTGCTGGACGATCCGTCGGAAGAGGTGATGCCCAACATCCATCCCTTTCCGGGCCAGCCCTGCACCTATCCCGACAGCGTGGTCGGCCAGGCCGGCTTCCACATGGGCGACAACGCCTGCTCGATCGGCGCCCGCACCTGGGAGGCCGCCATCGCCTCGGCGAACATGGCCACGCATGCGGCGCAGCTCGTGCTCGACGGCGAGCGCGCCGCCTATGCGCTGTGCCGCCCGCCCGGCCACCACGCCTATGCCGACCGGGCCAACGGCTTCTGCTACCTCAACAACGTGGCCATCGCCGCGCAGCATCTGCGCGGCGTGCACGACCGCGTGGCCATCCTCGACATCGACGTGCACCACGGCAATGGCACGCAGGGCATCTTCTACCGCCGCGCCGACGTGCTGACCATCTCGCTGCACGGCGATCCGCGCAACTTCACGCCCTTCTTCATCGGCCACGCGCACGAGCGCGGCGAAGGCGAAGGCCTGGGCTACAACATCAACAAGCCGCTCGCGCTGGGCACCGACATCGACGGCTACCTGCCCGCGCTGCGCGATGCCTGCGACAGCATCCGCGCCCATGCGCCCGGCGCGCTGGTGGTGGCGCTGGGGCTCGACGCGCACGAGCGCGATCCCTACAAGGGCATGAAGATCCAGACCGCCGGCTTCGCCGTGCTGCTGGCCGAGATCGCGCGCCTGGGCCTGCCCACGGTGCTGGTGCAGGAGGGTGGCTACCTGTCCGACGACCTCGGCCCGAACATCGCGAGTGCGCTGCGCGGTTTCGAGAGCGCGGCATGA
- a CDS encoding GntR family transcriptional regulator, protein MATSITTPPSPGTALFESVESTDLVGLVEAQLTRAIVEGRLAPGSRIVEADIARRMGVSRAPVREAARRLERQGVLVAKPRHGFAVRTISVQEIDDLFEVRLSLELTSIELACRKADDAGIARVQALVEAMVREANTQPQHHRIATDLALHTLICELSGNAHLHRIFMNTQTEMQMIIALIDAVYHDPTAMAATHRPIVDALVRRDPEAAKAAMRVHLEDAWQHVRALFVKQHGAAPLPANA, encoded by the coding sequence ATGGCAACTTCCATCACAACTCCTCCTTCTCCCGGCACGGCCCTCTTCGAGTCGGTCGAATCGACCGATCTCGTCGGGCTGGTCGAGGCCCAGCTGACGCGCGCCATCGTCGAAGGGCGCCTGGCGCCCGGCAGCCGCATCGTCGAGGCCGACATCGCGCGCCGCATGGGTGTGAGCCGCGCGCCGGTGCGCGAGGCGGCGCGGCGGCTCGAACGGCAGGGCGTGCTGGTGGCCAAGCCGCGCCACGGCTTCGCGGTGCGGACCATCAGCGTGCAGGAGATCGACGATCTGTTCGAAGTGCGCCTGAGCCTCGAACTCACCTCCATCGAGCTGGCCTGCCGCAAGGCCGACGACGCGGGCATCGCGCGCGTGCAGGCGCTGGTCGAAGCCATGGTGCGCGAGGCGAACACGCAGCCGCAGCACCACCGCATCGCCACCGACCTGGCGCTGCACACGCTGATCTGCGAGCTGTCGGGCAATGCGCACCTGCACCGCATCTTCATGAACACGCAGACCGAGATGCAGATGATCATCGCGCTGATCGATGCGGTCTACCACGACCCCACCGCGATGGCCGCGACCCACCGCCCGATCGTCGATGCCCTGGTGCGCCGCGACCCCGAGGCCGCCAAGGCCGCGATGCGCGTGCACCTGGAAGACGCCTGGCAGCACGTGCGCGCGCTGTTCGTGAAGCAGCACGGCGCCGCGCCCCTTCCCGCCAATGCCTGA
- a CDS encoding DMT family transporter, which yields MSTAATALALRPAGSRRAGVALFFCALVAFASYDAFCKHMLQFYPAPFVNVMRYVAVSGIAFAMLLRHGDLRMWRTPQKPLLLLRGLMLATVATCFMTALIWMPLAEATAIYFTAPLLMVALSPWLLGEQVRRSRWVAVTVGFGGMLLIVRPGADLPLLGTVLMAVAAVCYAIFQLLTRRLAGLVAGPVQYAWTALACFVVTLLPAPFFLPAQQPPWGDVALLLAGGACSAAAQWLLLAAFERVEASTLAPLNYFQLLLAVAFSTFWFRRPPDAIAMAGIALIMAAGIYLARAGRGLKTVSAAPDAIR from the coding sequence ATGAGCACCGCCGCCACGGCTCTCGCGCTGCGTCCGGCGGGCTCCAGGCGCGCCGGCGTGGCGCTGTTCTTCTGCGCGCTGGTGGCCTTTGCCTCCTACGACGCGTTCTGCAAGCACATGCTGCAGTTCTACCCGGCGCCCTTCGTCAACGTGATGCGCTACGTCGCGGTGAGCGGCATTGCCTTCGCGATGCTGCTGCGCCATGGCGACCTGCGCATGTGGCGCACGCCGCAGAAGCCCTTGCTGCTGCTGCGCGGGCTGATGCTCGCGACGGTGGCCACCTGCTTCATGACGGCGCTCATCTGGATGCCGCTGGCCGAGGCCACGGCCATCTACTTCACCGCGCCGCTCCTGATGGTGGCACTGTCGCCTTGGCTCCTGGGCGAGCAGGTGCGGCGCAGCCGCTGGGTGGCGGTGACGGTCGGCTTCGGCGGCATGCTGCTGATCGTGCGGCCGGGTGCCGACCTGCCGCTGCTCGGCACGGTGCTGATGGCGGTGGCCGCCGTCTGCTACGCGATCTTCCAGCTGCTCACGCGGCGGCTCGCGGGCCTGGTCGCGGGGCCGGTGCAGTACGCCTGGACCGCGCTGGCCTGCTTCGTCGTCACGCTGCTGCCCGCGCCCTTCTTCCTGCCCGCCCAGCAGCCGCCCTGGGGCGACGTGGCGCTGCTGCTCGCGGGCGGCGCCTGCAGCGCGGCGGCGCAGTGGCTGCTGCTGGCCGCCTTCGAGCGCGTCGAGGCCTCGACGCTGGCGCCGCTCAACTACTTCCAGCTGCTGCTGGCCGTGGCCTTCAGCACCTTCTGGTTCCGCCGGCCGCCCGACGCGATCGCGATGGCCGGCATCGCGCTGATCATGGCGGCGGGCATCTACCTGGCGCGCGCGGGGCGGGGCCTGAAGACCGTATCGGCCGCGCCAGACGCCATCCGGTGA
- a CDS encoding phosphotransferase encodes MTTAEFADAQVLSEGSPALDDAWVRQLAQEHYGIDGEMKPLTGERDRNYRFERATDGARFMLKISHPAETALVADFQTQALLHLAATDPGLPVQRIVPTQGGAASFVCDPGDGLPRVVRLFTYLPGLPLPEAPRTPLQQQNLARMLARLDLALAGFEHPAGELPLPWDLQRADSVRGLLAHIAEPERRALAAAALDRFERDAKPVLRTLPAQPIHNDFNIYNVLVDPADTDRIAAILDFGDMVRAPCINDLAVAAAYQAGTDGDPLAAIVPLVAAYHAVRPLSPAEVGVLFDLITARLVMVVAISGWRAARYPENAPYLLRNNPLSWARLQACERVGTAAATAALRRAVNL; translated from the coding sequence ATGACGACCGCGGAATTCGCCGACGCGCAGGTACTCAGCGAAGGCTCGCCCGCACTCGACGACGCCTGGGTGCGCCAGCTGGCACAGGAGCACTACGGCATCGACGGCGAGATGAAGCCGCTGACCGGCGAGCGCGACCGCAACTACCGGTTCGAGCGCGCCACCGACGGTGCCCGCTTCATGCTGAAGATCTCGCACCCGGCCGAGACCGCGCTGGTCGCCGACTTCCAGACCCAGGCCCTGCTGCATCTCGCGGCCACCGATCCCGGCCTGCCGGTGCAGCGCATCGTGCCGACGCAGGGTGGCGCCGCCTCTTTCGTGTGCGACCCGGGCGACGGCCTGCCGCGCGTGGTGCGCCTCTTCACCTACCTGCCCGGCCTGCCGCTGCCCGAGGCGCCGCGCACGCCGCTGCAGCAGCAGAACCTTGCGCGCATGCTGGCCCGGCTCGACCTCGCGCTCGCCGGCTTCGAGCACCCGGCCGGCGAACTGCCGCTGCCCTGGGACCTGCAGCGCGCCGACAGCGTGCGCGGCCTGCTCGCACACATCGCGGAGCCGGAGCGCCGCGCCCTGGCCGCCGCCGCGCTCGACCGCTTCGAGCGCGACGCCAAGCCGGTGCTGCGCACGCTGCCCGCGCAACCGATCCACAACGACTTCAACATCTACAACGTGCTGGTCGACCCGGCCGACACCGACCGCATCGCCGCCATCCTCGACTTCGGCGACATGGTGCGCGCGCCGTGCATCAACGACCTGGCCGTGGCCGCCGCCTACCAGGCCGGCACTGACGGCGACCCGCTCGCGGCCATCGTGCCGCTGGTCGCCGCGTACCACGCGGTGCGGCCGCTGTCGCCGGCCGAGGTCGGCGTGCTGTTCGACCTGATCACGGCGCGGCTCGTGATGGTGGTGGCCATCAGCGGCTGGCGCGCCGCGCGCTATCCCGAGAACGCGCCCTACCTGCTGCGCAACAACCCGCTGTCGTGGGCGCGGCTGCAGGCCTGCGAGCGCGTCGGCACCGCCGCCGCGACGGCCGCGCTCCGCCGCGCGGTGAACCTCTGA
- a CDS encoding histone deacetylase family protein — translation MKAFFTDEQLLHDPQQFMRLGRICKPTDLPSRAHALRDALALRGIALAEPRDCGRAPLEAVHSADYLDYLETAYALWRELEVPGVEPGIDVLPNLSPYDNGTPGVARAPCPSPSLVARTGYYISDLSCPLGPHTWRSILRSAHTAVAAADAVLESGDAAYALCRPSGHHAHRDRAGGFCYINNSAIAAQRLCERHGRVAVFDVDAHHGDGTQNIFYARGDVLTVSTHADPSGYYPFYTGYAHERGVGAGEGFNLNLPLAHGADNAVFLQAVDEGAAALREFAPKALVLALGFDSYKDDPISVLKLDLDAYRHIGERVGALKLPTVVVQEGGYMVEAIGPALDNFLRGFQSAR, via the coding sequence ATGAAGGCCTTCTTCACCGACGAGCAGCTGCTGCACGACCCGCAGCAGTTCATGCGGCTGGGCCGCATCTGCAAGCCGACCGACCTGCCGAGCCGCGCGCATGCGCTGCGCGACGCGCTCGCCCTGCGCGGCATTGCGCTGGCCGAGCCGCGGGACTGTGGCCGCGCGCCGCTCGAAGCCGTGCACAGCGCCGACTACCTCGACTACCTGGAAACCGCCTACGCACTGTGGCGCGAGCTCGAGGTGCCCGGCGTGGAGCCCGGCATCGATGTGCTGCCGAATCTTTCGCCCTACGACAACGGCACGCCGGGCGTGGCACGCGCGCCGTGTCCGTCGCCTTCGCTGGTGGCGCGCACGGGCTACTACATCAGCGACCTCTCGTGCCCGCTCGGCCCCCACACCTGGCGCTCGATATTGCGCTCGGCCCACACCGCGGTGGCTGCCGCGGATGCGGTGCTGGAAAGCGGCGACGCGGCCTACGCGCTGTGCCGCCCCTCGGGCCATCACGCGCACCGCGACCGCGCGGGCGGCTTCTGCTACATCAACAACAGCGCCATCGCGGCGCAGCGCCTGTGCGAGCGGCACGGCCGCGTGGCGGTGTTCGACGTCGATGCGCACCACGGCGACGGCACGCAGAACATCTTCTATGCGCGCGGCGACGTGCTGACCGTGTCGACGCATGCCGATCCCTCGGGCTACTACCCGTTCTACACCGGCTATGCGCACGAGCGCGGCGTGGGCGCGGGCGAAGGCTTCAACCTGAACCTGCCGCTCGCGCACGGCGCGGACAACGCGGTGTTCCTGCAGGCGGTGGACGAAGGCGCGGCCGCATTGCGTGAATTCGCACCCAAGGCACTGGTGCTCGCGCTCGGCTTCGACAGCTACAAGGACGACCCCATCAGCGTGCTGAAGCTCGACCTCGACGCCTATCGCCACATCGGCGAGCGCGTCGGCGCGCTGAAGCTGCCCACGGTGGTCGTGCAGGAAGGCGGCTACATGGTGGAGGCCATCGGCCCCGCGCTCGACAACTTCCTGCGGGGCTTCCAGTCCGCGCGATGA
- a CDS encoding aspartate aminotransferase family protein, which produces MTTPAPETLALVERRARVLGPAYRLFYDTPLHPVRGEGVWLYDADGQRHLDAYNNVASVGHCHAHVVEAIARQAGVLNTHTRYLHEGVLDYAERLLATMPAELAHAMFTCTGSEANDLAMRIARAHTKAEGLIVTRFAYHGVTASIAEASPSLGKFVQLGDAVRTVPAPDSYRIAPGDLGRTFAQGVREAVADLKAQGLRPAALMVDTVFSSDGIFTDPPGFMAEAVDAVREAGGLFIADEVQPGLGRTGDAFWGFQRHGVVPDIVTMGKPLGAGHPLAGLAVRPGVLAAFGRECRYFNTFGGNPVSMAAGMAVLDVIEREGLMANAQRVGRYLRAGIAKLAERHALIGDVRGAGLFVGVELVTDRRSRTPATAETARVVNGLRERQVLLSATGEHANTLKIRPPLVFSEAHADLLVETLDQVLAGL; this is translated from the coding sequence ATGACCACCCCCGCTCCCGAAACCCTGGCCCTCGTCGAGCGCCGCGCGCGCGTGCTCGGCCCGGCCTACCGCCTGTTCTACGACACGCCGCTGCATCCGGTGCGCGGCGAAGGCGTGTGGCTGTACGACGCCGACGGCCAACGCCACCTCGATGCCTACAACAACGTCGCCTCGGTCGGCCACTGCCATGCGCACGTGGTCGAGGCCATCGCGCGCCAGGCCGGCGTGCTCAACACCCACACGCGCTACCTGCACGAAGGCGTGCTCGACTATGCCGAGCGGCTGCTCGCCACCATGCCGGCCGAACTCGCGCATGCGATGTTCACCTGCACCGGCAGCGAGGCCAACGACCTCGCGATGCGCATCGCGCGCGCGCACACCAAGGCCGAGGGGCTGATCGTCACGCGCTTTGCGTACCACGGCGTCACCGCGTCGATCGCCGAGGCCTCGCCGTCGCTGGGCAAGTTCGTGCAGCTCGGCGATGCGGTGCGCACCGTGCCCGCGCCCGACAGCTACCGCATCGCGCCCGGCGACCTGGGCCGCACGTTCGCGCAGGGTGTGCGCGAGGCCGTCGCCGACCTGAAGGCGCAGGGCCTCCGCCCGGCCGCATTGATGGTGGACACCGTGTTCTCGAGCGATGGCATCTTCACCGACCCGCCCGGCTTCATGGCCGAAGCGGTGGACGCGGTGCGCGAGGCCGGCGGCCTCTTCATCGCCGACGAAGTGCAGCCCGGCCTCGGCCGCACCGGCGACGCCTTCTGGGGTTTCCAGCGGCACGGCGTGGTGCCCGACATCGTCACCATGGGCAAGCCGCTGGGCGCCGGCCACCCGCTGGCCGGCCTCGCGGTGCGCCCCGGGGTGCTGGCCGCCTTCGGCCGCGAGTGCCGCTACTTCAACACCTTCGGCGGCAATCCGGTCTCGATGGCCGCGGGCATGGCGGTGCTCGACGTGATCGAGCGCGAAGGCCTGATGGCCAATGCGCAGCGCGTCGGCCGTTATCTGCGTGCCGGAATCGCGAAGCTCGCCGAGCGCCATGCTCTGATCGGCGACGTGCGCGGCGCGGGCCTGTTCGTGGGCGTGGAGCTCGTCACGGACCGCCGCAGCCGCACGCCCGCCACGGCGGAAACCGCGCGCGTCGTCAACGGGCTGCGCGAGCGGCAGGTGCTGCTGAGCGCCACCGGCGAACATGCCAACACGCTGAAGATCCGCCCGCCGCTGGTGTTTTCCGAGGCCCATGCCGACCTGCTGGTCGAGACGCTCGACCAGGTGCTGGCCGGCCTCTGA